A single genomic interval of bacterium harbors:
- a CDS encoding CTP synthase, whose product MVKYIFVTGGVVSSLGKGIAASSIGTILESLGLKITLQKLDPYINVDPGTMNPYQHGEVYVTSDGAETDLDLGHYERFTEAKITKKNNVTTGKIYYEVIRKERKGEYLGNTVQVIPHITDEIKGCIKMVSKNIDVAIIELGGTVGDIESLPYLEAIRQLGREMGRENVLYIHLTLVPYISSCDEAKTKPTQHSVMKLREIGIQPDILLCRTQKPLSSSLKEKISLFCNVRKENVIDAYDVESIYEVPLSFKKQGLDRAIIKSLSLSFQKDNFKEWEDMVFKIKNAKKKTKIAIVGKYIQIKDAYKSIVEALYHGGIANNCKVKIKWVDAESKNILDELLGVNGILIPGGFGYRGIEGKIKAAKFARVNKVPFLGICLGLQCAVIDIARDLAGLSNANSSEFDQNTSYPVIDLMKKQRGIIIKKKGGTMRLGIYPCRIEKNSLAYKAYQKELVKERHRHRYEFNNKYRKILEDVGIRITGIYPEENLVEIVELKDHPWFVAVQFHPEFQSKPTAPHPLFSAFIKSSIASTSQSP is encoded by the coding sequence GTGGTTAAATATATCTTTGTAACCGGTGGTGTGGTTTCTTCTTTGGGAAAGGGAATAGCTGCCTCTTCTATTGGAACAATTCTGGAATCGCTTGGATTAAAGATAACCCTCCAAAAGCTTGACCCATATATCAATGTAGACCCAGGCACGATGAATCCATACCAGCATGGTGAGGTCTATGTAACCTCTGATGGTGCTGAGACAGACCTAGACCTTGGCCATTATGAAAGGTTCACAGAAGCAAAGATAACCAAGAAAAACAATGTGACCACGGGAAAGATATATTATGAGGTTATAAGGAAGGAGAGAAAGGGAGAATACCTTGGAAATACGGTTCAGGTTATCCCCCATATCACCGATGAGATAAAGGGATGTATAAAAATGGTTTCTAAAAATATAGATGTTGCAATCATTGAATTGGGAGGGACGGTTGGTGATATAGAAAGCCTTCCCTACCTTGAGGCAATAAGGCAATTGGGAAGGGAGATGGGAAGGGAAAATGTTTTGTATATCCACCTTACCCTTGTTCCATATATTTCTTCCTGCGATGAGGCAAAGACAAAACCAACCCAGCACTCGGTAATGAAATTAAGGGAAATAGGAATTCAACCCGATATTTTGCTCTGCAGGACACAAAAACCATTATCTTCCTCTCTAAAGGAAAAGATTTCCCTCTTTTGTAATGTCAGAAAGGAGAATGTAATAGATGCATATGATGTAGAGAGCATTTATGAGGTTCCTTTAAGCTTTAAAAAACAGGGTTTGGATAGGGCAATAATAAAATCCCTTTCCCTTTCTTTTCAAAAGGACAATTTTAAAGAATGGGAAGATATGGTTTTTAAAATAAAAAATGCAAAGAAAAAGACAAAAATTGCTATTGTGGGAAAGTATATCCAGATTAAGGATGCCTATAAATCTATTGTTGAGGCATTGTATCACGGTGGCATAGCAAACAATTGCAAGGTAAAGATAAAATGGGTTGACGCAGAAAGTAAAAACATTTTGGATGAGCTTTTAGGTGTCAATGGAATCCTCATCCCTGGTGGATTTGGATATAGAGGGATAGAAGGGAAGATAAAGGCAGCTAAATTTGCCAGGGTTAATAAAGTCCCATTTCTTGGGATATGCCTTGGGCTTCAATGTGCTGTAATTGATATAGCAAGAGATTTGGCAGGGCTTTCTAATGCAAATTCATCTGAGTTTGACCAAAATACCTCCTATCCTGTGATTGACCTGATGAAAAAGCAAAGGGGAATAATAATAAAGAAAAAGGGAGGAACAATGAGGCTTGGGATATATCCCTGTAGAATAGAAAAAAACAGCCTTGCATATAAGGCATACCAAAAGGAGCTTGTAAAGGAAAGGCATAGGCACAGGTATGAGTTTAATAACAAATATAGGAAGATATTAGAGGATGTAGGGATAAGGATTACAGGAATATATCCAGAGGAAAACCTGGTTGAGATTGTTGAGTTAAAAGATCACCCCTGGTTTGTGGCGGTTCAATTTCACCCCGAATTCCAATCAAAACCAACCGCACCACATCCCTTGTTTTCTGCATTTATAAAAAGCAGTATAGCCTCTACTTCCCAATCACCATAG
- the yidC gene encoding membrane protein insertase YidC, whose amino-acid sequence MEKRLVLFIILSFLILYIHSLFLPKKKEIKQIKPSFVKNEVVQKPPIETKEPSLPLVDEKELIFKNSLFSLALSQKGTIKSLNLLKFKDRKGLPYTIIKDKDTFSIFLEEKEIFPNEFSKDGFVYDLQSFKIIKKYEFSSSTYPFTMNLSFINKEDKPITIPWVCFSLKSSLGQDPELKENPFLYQTASGIKKAKNVLKNDEAINWVGTQDKYFLFVVKPEMRFSSILLSPEDIKAFFPRYSLKPNEVIKNKIMVYAGPRDYKILKGVGLESLSGLWFLSKIIILALVFFYKLIGNYGVAIILLTLIVKVLLHPLTRKNFKMMKKMQAIKPHIEKLREKHKDDHETIQKEMMRLYKEHNVNPFGGCLPLILQIPIFFALYSALDKGIELRGAPFVLWIKDLSLKDPYFVLPILMGLTMFIQQKMTPSTQDPSTEKMMLIMPLVMTFLFLGFPSGLVLYWLVQNILTIFEHWLIEKGIGI is encoded by the coding sequence ATGGAGAAAAGGCTTGTTCTATTTATTATTCTTTCATTCCTAATCCTCTACATTCATTCCCTCTTTCTTCCAAAAAAAAAGGAAATTAAACAAATAAAGCCCTCTTTTGTTAAAAACGAGGTTGTTCAAAAGCCCCCAATAGAGACTAAAGAACCCAGCCTTCCTTTGGTTGATGAAAAAGAGCTTATCTTTAAAAATTCCCTATTTTCATTAGCCCTTTCCCAAAAGGGAACAATCAAATCCTTAAACCTTTTAAAATTTAAGGATAGAAAGGGCCTTCCATATACAATAATAAAGGATAAAGATACATTCTCTATTTTTTTAGAGGAAAAGGAGATATTTCCAAATGAATTTTCAAAAGATGGCTTTGTCTATGACCTGCAATCATTTAAGATAATAAAAAAATATGAATTTTCTTCCTCAACCTATCCATTTACGATGAACCTTTCATTTATAAATAAAGAAGACAAGCCAATAACCATTCCATGGGTTTGCTTTTCATTAAAAAGCTCACTTGGTCAGGATCCTGAGCTTAAGGAAAACCCATTTCTTTATCAGACGGCTTCTGGAATAAAAAAGGCTAAAAATGTCTTAAAAAACGATGAAGCAATTAACTGGGTAGGGACACAGGATAAGTATTTTCTTTTTGTGGTAAAGCCAGAAATGAGGTTTTCCTCTATTTTGCTCTCCCCAGAGGATATAAAGGCTTTCTTTCCAAGGTATTCCCTTAAACCAAATGAGGTAATTAAAAACAAAATAATGGTATATGCAGGACCTAGAGATTATAAAATATTAAAGGGGGTTGGGCTTGAAAGCCTTTCTGGATTATGGTTTCTTTCAAAGATTATTATTCTTGCCCTGGTCTTTTTCTATAAGCTTATTGGAAATTATGGGGTAGCAATTATTCTTTTAACCTTAATTGTCAAGGTTCTCTTACATCCTCTTACTAGAAAGAATTTTAAAATGATGAAGAAGATGCAGGCAATAAAGCCACACATAGAGAAATTAAGGGAAAAGCACAAAGATGACCATGAGACAATTCAAAAGGAGATGATGAGGCTATACAAGGAGCATAATGTCAATCCATTTGGTGGCTGCCTTCCCCTTATCCTTCAGATACCCATATTCTTTGCCCTTTATAGTGCTTTGGATAAAGGGATTGAGCTTCGCGGTGCACCATTTGTTTTATGGATAAAAGACCTTTCATTAAAGGATCCCTATTTTGTCCTTCCTATACTTATGGGTCTTACCATGTTTATTCAGCAGAAGATGACACCCTCAACCCAGGATCCAAGCACAGAGAAGATGATGCTTATTATGCCATTAGTGATGACATTTTTGTTTCTTGGTTTTCCATCAGGCCTTGTTTTGTATTGGCTTGTTCAGAATATTCTCACAATTTTTGAGCATTGGCTTATAGAGAAAGGGATAGGAATTTAG
- a CDS encoding YIP1 family protein, producing the protein MEDLEEILEDEEPKEEIKNIPWEEREKIGFFNALYMTIKDAIFKPGDFFGKIKPGSIKNAAIYVVIIASIIYFLNLLWISKKIELNYILLIPFVSLIFFFCLETGLLHLGLLLLSSNKSGFTTTFKVVAYSESVLMFSALPIIGGIISSIWGLVITIIGLSKAHNITIKKALFSVLFSIVVTSIIMAIPALFYLEEVRNE; encoded by the coding sequence ATGGAAGATTTGGAAGAAATTTTAGAGGATGAAGAACCCAAAGAAGAGATAAAAAATATTCCCTGGGAAGAAAGAGAAAAAATCGGCTTTTTTAATGCCCTATATATGACAATAAAAGATGCCATATTTAAACCAGGTGATTTCTTCGGAAAGATTAAGCCAGGTAGCATTAAAAATGCCGCTATTTATGTTGTAATTATTGCAAGCATTATCTATTTTCTCAATCTCCTCTGGATTAGCAAAAAAATAGAGTTAAACTACATTCTCCTTATCCCCTTTGTCTCTCTTATCTTTTTCTTCTGTTTAGAAACAGGGCTTCTCCATCTTGGGCTTTTACTCCTTTCCTCTAATAAATCTGGATTTACCACCACATTTAAGGTGGTTGCCTATTCTGAATCTGTCCTTATGTTTTCTGCTCTTCCCATTATTGGTGGAATTATCTCAAGCATCTGGGGGCTTGTTATTACAATCATTGGCCTTTCAAAGGCACACAATATAACGATAAAAAAGGCTTTATTTTCTGTCCTTTTTTCTATTGTGGTTACAAGTATTATTATGGCTATTCCAGCCTTATTTTATTTAGAGGAGGTAAGAAATGAATAA
- a CDS encoding aspartate 1-decarboxylase, with the protein MFREMCKSKIKGLKITGLKRECSGSIGIDGEILKKADILKGEMVYVLNMQTGARFETYAIYEKKGSLDCILYGPAARLGEVGDEVVILSSCLIPDKEARQFKLKVIEV; encoded by the coding sequence ATGTTTAGAGAAATGTGCAAGTCAAAGATAAAGGGCCTTAAAATAACAGGCCTTAAGAGGGAATGTTCCGGAAGCATTGGTATTGATGGAGAAATTCTAAAAAAGGCTGATATACTTAAGGGAGAAATGGTTTATGTCCTTAATATGCAAACCGGGGCAAGGTTTGAAACATATGCAATTTATGAAAAAAAAGGCTCTTTGGATTGCATCCTTTATGGACCAGCCGCCAGGCTAGGTGAGGTAGGCGATGAGGTTGTTATCCTTTCCTCCTGCCTCATTCCTGATAAAGAAGCAAGGCAATTTAAGCTAAAGGTAATTGAAGTTTAA